In Aegilops tauschii subsp. strangulata cultivar AL8/78 chromosome 3, Aet v6.0, whole genome shotgun sequence, one genomic interval encodes:
- the LOC120975582 gene encoding uncharacterized protein, which yields MAAAMKTQAIDPEVEELIAEARKESAMAGERERIKMLEDAAQGRTNAMDPKEVRRKTMEAEEMKQLNTLKRKDAQVTANKLEASEMFDEKRAKSMAGAKAVKAKEDMRIDDSYDEACMYRHEWEELWAGTFGCFEDTTLIPSMHYTDKPPASELSVCSYMHTLNVFSVKLAGTDDSLRWPLHVFGIVAARDYLDHNRNIIFLRDRDNCQIIHQKDPYLELTGPTRGVVVVDPTEFEVKLKVKGSTESEDRDLSFLITRYNCYDSENRSRVINRVMTSLLSTLELTFGHIVRSVEATISVRFIGGTWPDGFRGVFTASTASIHHMKVTLLGFRDGKLRVDSCGMIALSRDVACVELDGKLKVSVAARGEDKEAVGESADMVFTPKKAGRSCGIMKIGSCEMEVTVAWSVFTGCMFARDPSACLAV from the exons ATGGCGGCGGCGATGAAGACTCAAGCGATCGATCCAGAGGTTGAGGAGTTGATTGCAGAGGCAAGGAAGGAGTCTGCGATGGCCGGGGAGCGGGAGAGGATAAAGATGTTGGAGGATGCGGCACAAGGGAGGACCAACGCCATGGATCCAAAGGAGGTGAGGAGGAAAACAATGGAAGCGGAGGAGATGAAGCAGCTCAATACTTTGAAGAGGAAGGACGCACAAGTGACGGCAAACAAGCTGGAAGCATCGGAGATGTTCGACGAAAAGAGAGCCAAGTCGATGGCGGGAGCAAAGGCGGTGAAAGCAAAGGAGGACATGCGCATTGACGATAGCTACGACGAGGCCTGCATGTATCGCCATGAATGGGAGGAGCTGTGGGCTGGTACATTTGGCTGCTTCGAGGACACTA CGCTCATCCCCTCGATGCACTACACGGATAAACCACCTGCTTCTGAACTCTCCGTCTGCTCCTACATGCATACTCTGAACGTCTTTTCAGTTAAACTTGCTGGAACAGATGATTCTCTACGGTGGCCATTGCATGTGTTCGGTATCGTTGCTGCCCGGGACTATTTGGATCACAATCGCAATATAATATTTCTTCGGGACAGGGATAACTGCCAAATCATCCACCAGAAG GATCCATATCTAGAACTAACAGGTCCTACACGTGGTGTTGTGGTGGTGGATCCTACGGAGTTCGAGGTTAAATTGAAAGTTAAGGGCTCTACTGAATCTGAGGACAGGGATTTAAGCTTTCTCATTACACGGTACAATTGTTACGACTCGGAGAATCGTTCACGCGTGATTAATAGAGTTATGACTAGCCTGCTTAGTACACTTGAGCTGACATTTGGCCACATTGTTCGCTCAGTGGAGGCCACAATAAGTGTGAGATTCATAGGTGGGACATGGCCAGATGGTTTCCGAGGTGTATTTACCGCAAGTACCGCCAGCATACATCACATGAAGGTCACCCTGCTTGGTTTTCGAGATGGTAAATTACGTGTTGATTCCTGTGGCATGATCGCGCTTTCACGAGACGTTGCTTGCGTTGAACTTGATGGAAAGCTCAAAGTTTCTGTCGCGGCGCGAGGTGAAGACAAGGAAGCTGTTGGAGAGAGTGCTGATATGGTTTTCACGCCTAAGAAAGCTGGTAGAAGCTGCGGTATCATGAAGATTGGGTCATGCGAGATGGAAGTAACTGTGGCCTGGTCTGTTTTCACGGGTTGCATGTTTGCCCGTGATCCCAGTGCATGCCTAGCCGTCTAG